One genomic window of Ziziphus jujuba cultivar Dongzao chromosome 4, ASM3175591v1 includes the following:
- the LOC107415722 gene encoding uncharacterized protein LOC107415722, protein MREQVRMWNKMRGNWNNMRRVLWNRIPRNELEPGAHIYTWRCRGANTKEVHHGIYFDDGNVIHFTQGGLRSYHRICRNCGIQPHIHGVVSSCLDCFLSGGDHDLYLFEYGVSPDLFLLRPGWNTCTPTRADPNHENVRHRAFFLLRNGFVGYHLYIKNSCDFAIYCKTGLIVFTSMNVGRNESSAYILAVTAFVFFALLKSMPLSFTALASGGHGIYSTCRLALDVGARPDVIQVEVDRSAKVLRSASHYLGFPRTIRFFFKPVWVSLMWTIAWLVLGTWSKSRPLVWALAGFKFLYWAIYNRTFHIRWVLTNKIERRQLLPGDHIYTWRGYFYAHHGIYVGKRRGKRKVIHLTRGDAPITPSWSIFHRWWGNGDQITGDRVRICNMRNFLKGGKLYRYDYGVDLDFFIAKSRGGTGTLASSHPPEFVLHRAYFLLENGFGAYNLFHNNCEDFAIYCKTGLLVPSIISLGRSGQISSIFAAICAIISFPYSLLLTDISNFVRGLAVGYVLYSIWRLFSDTGYRRDAQRLRVQELAAFERFISLMFRQLLFTLVPKFICYTILVSTFWFPQHPWAIRTKNCHLDWIITVACMWVVSF, encoded by the exons ATGAGAGAACAAGTGCGGATGTGGAACAAAATGCGAGGGAACTGGAACAACATGAGAAGGGTGCTTTGGAACAGAATACCAAGGAATGAACTGGAGCCTGGGGCTCACATATACACATGGAGATGCAGAGGAGCCAACACAAAAGAAGTCCATCACg GGATATATTTCGATGATGGAAACGTGATCCACTTCACTCAAGGAGGATTAAGATCATATCATCGTATATGTCGAAACTGCGGTATTCAACCGCATATTCATGGTGTGGTATCTTCCTGTCTGGATTGTTTTCTTTCAGGTGGAGATCATGATCTCTATCTCTTTGAATATGGTGTTAGTCCAGATCTCTTCCTCCTGAGACCTGGATGGAATACCTGTACGCCTACCCGTGCCGATCCAAATCATGAAAATGTCAGACACAGAGCGTTTTTCCTTCTCAGGAATGGATTTGTTGGATACCACCTTTACATAAAAAACAGTTGTgattttgcaatatattgcaaaacagGGCTGATAGTGTTCACTAGCATGAACGTGGGCAGAAATGAGTCATCAGCATACATCTTGGCTGTTActgcttttgtgttttttgctCTCCTCAAAAGCATGCCTCTTAGTTTTACTGCTCTCGCATCTGGAGGTCACGGTATATACAGTACTTGTAGATTGGCTCTTGATGTCGGAGCTCGTCCTGATGTTATTCAAGTTGAAGTTGATAGATCTGCTAAAGTTCTGAGATCGGCTTCTCATTATTTGGGCTTCCCACGTACCATACGCTTCTTTTTTAAACCAGTATGGGTATCTTTGATGTGGACTATTGCTTGGTTGGTACTCGGTACGTGGTCTAAATCTCGTCCACTGGTCTGGGCCCTAGCAGGCTTCAAATTTTTATACTGGGCTATATACAACAGA ACGTTCCACATCCGGTGGGTGCTTACCAACAAGATAGAGAGGAGGCAACTGCTGCCGGGTGATCACATCTACACATGGAGGGGCTATTTCTACGCCCATCATg GAATATATGTCGGTAAAAGAAGGGGTAAAAGAAAGGTGATCCATCTAACTCGAGGAGATGCCCCTATTACGCCCAGCTGGTCTATATTCCATCGATGGTGGGGCAATGGTGATCAAATAACCGGTGATCGTGTGAGGATTTGCAACATGCGTAATTTTCTCAAGGGCGGCAAACTCTACCGCTATGACTATGGTGTTGATCTAGATTTCTTTATAGCCAAAAGCCGAGGAGGTACAGGTACACTTGCCTCTTCGCATCCACCAGAATTTGTCctgcaccgtgcctatttcctCCTGGAGAATGGCTTTGGTGCCTACAACCTCTTCCACAACAACTGTGAAGACTTTGCAATATACTGCAAAACAGGGTTGCTAGTACCAAGTATCATTAGCCTCGGCCGTAGTGGACAGATATCATCCATTTTTGCCGCCATTTGTGCTATCATTTCATTTCCATATTCATTGCTGCTAACTGATATTAGTAATTTTGTTCGTGGGCTAGCTGTGGGTTATGTCCTTTACTCAATCTGGAGGCTGTTTTCTGATACAGGATATCGTAGGGATGCTCAAAGACTTAGAGTTCAGGAACTAGCTGCTTTTGAGAgatttatttctttaatgttCCGACAGCTTTTGTTCACATTAGTACCCAAGTTTATTTGTTATACTATTTTGGTAAGCACATTTTGGTTTCCTCAACATCCCTGGGCTATAAGGACTAAAAATTGTCATCTCGACTGGATTATAACCGTTGCTTGTATGTGGGTCGTGTCCTTTTGA
- the LOC112491335 gene encoding uncharacterized protein LOC112491335, translated as MRGELWIKIQRVLSNKLRRKLEPGDHIYTWKRGNIKAYHGIYVSDEKVIHFDFHGVVSSSIEEFLSGGDVYLFEYGVNPALFLTKFREHTSTLASTDPPQVVQDRASFLLNSGTSSDYYRFINNDEDFAIYCKTGLLVVDSIVFSRSWQTAFFLAVTTAVFLSLLQLASATFTGLAARCLGVYYVRRLASDIGARPNVIKIEAERLPVVDEILASGGLGRIEFLIDLFLRILMGAFAFCCLLLSLWSQTLPVVWTLACIILFYWAVFGKRLLSNKIQKKQLKPGDHIYTWRRNRWYTYAHHGIYVGDGEVIHLDRGEDPISGGGQSMECHVESCNINSFLDGGGLYLYKYGVNLAFFIAKTRGGTCTLASTSPTEDVLHRARFLRKHNGFGAYNLFNNNCEDFAIYCKTGMLARNIIDIGTNGQIATPFAVIYAILLFPRGFPTSNLMVVSAMCYVTYSILRFIYDTKYCGNACKVSVERLAALWRVGNFCDSCIDSFWKERDFEVLSED; from the exons ATGAGAGGAGAGCTATGGATCAAGATTCAGAGGGTTCTTTCAAACAAACTCCGGAGGAAACTGGAGCCTGGAGATCACATCTACACATGGAAGAGAGGCAATATAAAAGCTTATCacg GGATATATGTCAGTGATGAAAAGGTGATCCACTTTGATTTTCATGGTGTCGTCTCTTCATCCATAGAAGAATTTCTTTCTGGTGGAGATGTCTATCTCTTTGAATATGGTGTTAATCCTGCTCTCTTCCTCACCAAATTCCGGGAACATACTTCCACCCTTGCCTCTACCGATCCACCTCAAGTTGTCCAGGATCGTGCGTCCTTCCTTCTCAACAGTGGCACCTCCAGTGACTACTACCGCTTCATAAACAACGATGAAgactttgcaatatattgcaaaacagGATTGCTGGTAGTAGACAGCATTGTTTTCAGCAGAAGTTGGCAAACAGCATTTTTCTTGGCTGTTACTACTGCTGTCTTTCTTTCTCTACTGCAACTCGCCTCTGCTACTTTTACTGGTCTGGCAGCTAGATGTCTTGGGGTTTACTATGTTCGTAGATTGGCTTCTGATATCGGAGCTCGTCCTAATGTTATCAAAATTGAAGCAGAGAGATTGCCTGTGGTTGATGAGATTTTGGCTTCTGGTGGTTTGGGCCGTATTGAATTCTTAATTGACCTGTTTTTAAGAATATTAATGGGTGCTTTTGCCTTTTGTTGTTTGCTATTAAGTTTGTGGTCTCAGACTCTTCCAGTGGTCTGGACTCTAGCATGCATCATACTTTTCTACTGGGCAGTATTTGGAAAA AGGCTGCTTTCTAATAAGATACAGAAGAAGCAACTGAAGCCTGGGGATCACATCTACACATGGAGGCGCAACCGATGGTATACCTATGCCCATCATG GGATATATGTGGGTGATGGAGAGGTGATTCACCTAGATCGTGGAGAAGACCCTATTAGTGGTGGTGGTCAATCAATGGAATGTCATGTAGAGTCTTGCAACATAAATAGTTTTCTTGATGGTGGGGGATTGTATCTGTATAAATATGGTGTTAATCTTGCTTTCTTTATAGCCAAAACTCGAGGTGGTACCTGTACCCTTGCCTCTACCAGTCCAACAGAAGATGTCCTGCACCGTGCTCGCTTCCTCCGAAAGCATAATGGTTTTGGTGCCTACAACCTTTTCAACAACAATTGTGAAgactttgcaatatattgcaaaactGGCATGCTGGCAAGGAACATCATTGACATTGGCACGAACGGGCAGATAGCAACCCCATTTGCTGTTATTTATGCAATCCTTCTTTTTCCACGAGGATTCCCAACTAGTAATTTAATGGTTGTGTCAGCCATGTGTTATGTTACATACTCCATCTTGAGATTTATTTATGATACCAAATATTGTGGGAATGCTTGTAAAGTGTCCGTTGAGAGATTGGCTGCACTTTGGAGAGTTGGTAACTTTTGTGATAGTTGTATTGATTCGTTCTGGAAAGAGAGAGATTTTGAGGTTTTGAGTGAGGATTAA
- the LOC132803621 gene encoding protein LEAD-SENSITIVE 1-like — MNGIHHLTRGGQGGGPRRPGQIIQRNQGGVGSQTSRASSQAHLNPGGGQTISLGVDDRSKRDRVEICSIDDFLDNGELYLYDYGVDLAFFIAKSRGGTCTLAYSDPPALVRNRAHFLCNNFCFGAYNLFYNNCEDFAIYCKTGLIVPRIITIGRSGQTTACAALICALISIPYSLLTGSNFVGVSVVGYVLYSIWRLFSDTGYRTDARKVPFEGLAAFQTFIAFMYRQLLFTLIPKFLCYAILIRTFWFPEATWTIQSQNSLLNWIITVAFLWAAFF, encoded by the coding sequence ATGAACGGGATCCACCACCTCACTCGAGGAGGACAAGGAGGAGGCCCTAGAAGACCTGGTCAGATAATTCAGCGCAATCAGGGAGGAGTAGGCTCCCAAACATCCAGAGCTTCGTCTCAAGCACACCTTAATCCAGGTGGTGGTCAAACAATTAGTCTTGGTGTTGATGATCGATCAAAACGTGACCGTGTGGAGATTTGCTCCATTGATGATTTTCTTGACAATGGGGAACTCTATCTGTATGATTATGGTGTTGATCTAGCATTCTTTATAGCCAAAAGCAGAGGAGGTACATGTACCCTTGCCTATTCGGATCCACCTGCACTTGTCAGGAACCGTGCGCATTTCCTTTGCAATAATTTTTGCTTTGGTGCCTACAACCTCTTCTACAACAACTGTGAAGACTTTGCAATCTACTGCAAAACAGGGTTGATTGTGCCAAGGATCATTACCATCGGTCGCAGCGGCCAAACAACAGCCTGTGCTGCTTTGATTTGTGCTCTCATTTCCATTCCATATTCATTGCTGACAGGTAGTAATTTTGTTGGTGTGTCAGTTGTTGGTTATGTCCTTTATTCAATCTGGAGGTTGTTTTCTGATACAGGATATCGTACCGATGCTCGTAAAGTTCCATTTGAGGGATTAGCCGCATTTCAGACATTTATTGCTTTCATGTACCGACAGCTTTTGTTTACGTTGATACCCAAGTTTCTTTGTTACGCTATTTTGATTCGCACATTTTGGTTTCCAGAAGCCACATGGACTATTCAGAGCCAAAATTCTCTACTAAACTGGATTATAACCGTTGCTTTTCTTTGGGCGGCATTCTTTTGA